GACGCCGGCGAGCACAAGCCCGAGCAGCACCACAGGCCGGTGACCGAGCGCGCCCAGTTCGAGGCGGCGCTCGGGTTCCCGCTCGACGACTTCCAGCGACGCGCCCTCGACGCCCTCGACGAGGGGCGGTCGGTGCTCGTCGCCGCGCCGACGGGGTCGGGCAAGACCGTCGTGGCCGAGTACGCCGTCGCCCGTGCGCTGGCCGCCGGCGCCAAGGCCTTCTACACCACCCCGCTGAAGGCGCTGTCGAACCAGAAGTTCGCCGACCTGCGCCGCGTGCACGGCGACGCGCGCGTCGGGCTCCTCACCGGCGATAACTCGATCAACGGCGAGGCGCCGGTGGTCGTGATGACGACCGAGGTGCTCCGCAACATGATCTACGCCGCGTCGCCGACGCTCGACGGCCTGCGCTACGTCGTGCTCGACGAGGTGCACTACCTGCAAGACCGGTACCGCGGCGCCGTGTGGGAGGAGGTGATCGTCCACCTCGATCCCACGGTGGACCTCGTCTGCCTCTCGGCGACGGTGTCGAACGCCGAGGAGTTCGCGGACTGGATCGAGACCGTGCGCGGCGCGACGACGGCCGTGATCGAGGACCGGCGGCCGGTGGCCCTCCACCACCGGTACCTGGTGGGGGAGCGAGGCGTCGACGCCCTCCACCTGCTCCCGACGTTCGTCGGCGACGGCGACGACCTCCGCCCGAACCCGGAGGTCGCACGCCTGGACCGCCGCCCGAGCCGAGCCGGGCCGAGAGGGCCGGCGGGGCGGGTCCGGAGCCGGCTCCGAGCGCCCGATCGGGTCGAGACGGTCGAGCTCCTCGCCGAGGAGCGGCTGCTCCCGGCCATCGTCTTCGTGTTCAGCCGGGCCGGCTGCGAGCAGGCGGTCGAGCACGGGCGGGCCGCCGGCCTCCGGCTCACCAGCCGGGACGAGCGGGCCGAGATCCGCCGGCTCGTCGACGCCCACGTGCGCGACCTCGCCGACGAGGACCTCGCCGTCCTCGGGATCGACACCTGGCTCGCCGGCCTCGAGGCCGGGCTCGCCGCGCACCACGCCGGCCTGGTCCCGCCCATGAAGGAGGCGGTGGAGGAGGCCTTCGCGGCCGGGCTCGTGAAGGTCGTGTACGCCACCGAGACCCTCGCGCTCGGGATCAACATGCCGGCCCGGTCGGTCGTCATCGAGCGGCTCACGAAGTTCACCGGCGAGCGCCACGAGTTCCTCACCCCCGGCGAGTACACGCAGCTGACCGGGCGGGCCGGGCGCCGCGGCATCGACGACGTCGGCTACGCCGTCGTCTGCTGGAGCCCGTGGGTGGCCTTCGACCAGGTCGCGGGCCTGGCCGCCCGACGCAGCGACGCGCTCACCTCGTCGTTCCGGCCCACCTACAACATGGCCGTCAACCTCGTGCAGCGCTACTCCGCCCGGGACGCGCACCACCTGGTCAACCTGTCGTTCGCCCAGTACCGGGCCGACCGCGACGTGGTGCTGCTCGAGCGGCAGCTGGAACGCAGCCGCGAGCAGCTCGTCCGGCAGCGGGCGCGCGCCCACAGCGACCACGGCGACGTCGACGAGTACCGGCGGCTGACCGCCCAGCTCGACGAGGCCCGCCGCGGCCGTGGGGTGGCGTCGCGAATCGCGGCCGGGCTCGAGCGGCTGCGACCGGGCGACGTGCTCTGGGTCCCGGCCCGCGGGGGTCGGGTCGCCGTCCTCGCCCACGACCGGCATCGGGGCGGGCGCCCCCGGGTCCTGGCGCTCACCGCGGCCAAGGGGCTCGTGCGGCTCAGCGCCGAGGACTTCACCGCGGCGCCGCGGGCCATCGGCCGGGTCGAGCTGCCGGAGCCGTACGCCCCCCGCAACCCGACGTTCCGGCGGGAGGCGGCGGTGCGGCTGCGGCGCGCCAAGGTCCGTGACGCGGTGTCGGCCCCGGACGCGGTGGCCGAGCTCGAGGCCGCACTCGAGGCCCACCCGGTGGCGGGCGACCCCGCCCGCCAGGCCCGGGTGCGGGCCGCTGCGAGCGTCGAGCGCCTCGACCGGGAGATCGCCCGGCTCGAGCGGCGGGCCCAGGGGCGCAGCGA
The Acidimicrobiia bacterium DNA segment above includes these coding regions:
- a CDS encoding DEAD/DEAH box helicase codes for the protein MTERAQFEAALGFPLDDFQRRALDALDEGRSVLVAAPTGSGKTVVAEYAVARALAAGAKAFYTTPLKALSNQKFADLRRVHGDARVGLLTGDNSINGEAPVVVMTTEVLRNMIYAASPTLDGLRYVVLDEVHYLQDRYRGAVWEEVIVHLDPTVDLVCLSATVSNAEEFADWIETVRGATTAVIEDRRPVALHHRYLVGERGVDALHLLPTFVGDGDDLRPNPEVARLDRRPSRAGPRGPAGRVRSRLRAPDRVETVELLAEERLLPAIVFVFSRAGCEQAVEHGRAAGLRLTSRDERAEIRRLVDAHVRDLADEDLAVLGIDTWLAGLEAGLAAHHAGLVPPMKEAVEEAFAAGLVKVVYATETLALGINMPARSVVIERLTKFTGERHEFLTPGEYTQLTGRAGRRGIDDVGYAVVCWSPWVAFDQVAGLAARRSDALTSSFRPTYNMAVNLVQRYSARDAHHLVNLSFAQYRADRDVVLLERQLERSREQLVRQRARAHSDHGDVDEYRRLTAQLDEARRGRGVASRIAAGLERLRPGDVLWVPARGGRVAVLAHDRHRGGRPRVLALTAAKGLVRLSAEDFTAAPRAIGRVELPEPYAPRNPTFRREAAVRLRRAKVRDAVSAPDAVAELEAALEAHPVAGDPARQARVRAAASVERLDREIARLERRAQGRSESLARQFDRVLGLLESWGYVDGWSLTGPGAVLARLYAETDLLLAEALREGLLDGLTEAETAAAVSCFTYERRGADADVGTPPLRWPTPRVAERWRRVEALWQSLAAAEDDAHLPETRPPDPGFTAYAHEWASGESLADVLEDDELAGGDFVRHIKQCIDLLRQVADVAPAPSTRSVASSAAAACFRGVVAAASAAP